From a single Opitutaceae bacterium genomic region:
- a CDS encoding GNAT family N-acetyltransferase, translating to MTSPGRKGQTADHPIRAFREEDADAVAGVWHRSGRAAYPYLSTWQSFTLHQATLVFREHVAPRCRIWVGLNGKTIVTFLAMSGSTIDRLYVDPLHWRQGWGSRWVEFAKSVSPNGLGLFTHQENTMARALYEKHGFKAVRFGVSPPPESAPDVTYRWEP from the coding sequence ATGACGAGTCCCGGTCGGAAAGGGCAGACAGCCGACCACCCGATCCGGGCTTTCCGCGAAGAAGATGCCGACGCGGTGGCCGGGGTCTGGCACCGATCCGGCCGGGCCGCCTACCCCTACCTTTCGACCTGGCAGTCATTTACCCTCCATCAGGCCACCCTCGTCTTTCGCGAGCACGTCGCCCCGAGATGCCGTATCTGGGTGGGTCTCAATGGCAAGACCATCGTCACCTTTCTTGCCATGAGTGGTTCCACCATCGACCGACTCTACGTCGACCCGTTGCATTGGCGGCAGGGTTGGGGGAGTCGCTGGGTCGAATTCGCAAAGAGTGTGTCTCCGAACGGGCTCGGGCTATTCACCCACCAGGAAAACACGATGGCCCGAGCTCTCTACGAAAAGCACGGCTTCAAAGCGGTCCGCTTTGGGGTCAGTCCGCCTCCTGAATCCGCACCCGATGTGACCTACCGATGGGAACCGTGA